A segment of the Polyodon spathula isolate WHYD16114869_AA chromosome 1, ASM1765450v1, whole genome shotgun sequence genome:
acagctgcagaagaggcaaCGGAATGCTTTTCTTCGTCTTCATGAAGTGACATCTTCAATTTCAAGGTATGCTACAATGATCGGaataatactattgtatacaAGATCCTAACTCAGTTACATCAGTTACTGAACTAAATATAAATGACACTTTGGTACACTGGACGTTCGCAACTGAACCGAGAACgttttttctttcacactgaagcaaaaattAGCGAACTGTCCCCAGAACGAATACAACCGTGCCTAGACCACCTCTTTCATGTGGTCTCCGGACGGTTCGTTTTAATCGTTCCTGGTAACGTTTGGAGCTTTCCAACTTAAGGGCAAACGTTCCAAACTCAAACGAACCGTACCGGGAACcggaatacactatgtaacacaatttttcttcctgggtagtaagtgttatttcctgattgcttatgcctcaaaagtatagaaaatggctattattccccacaaactttgcttttgtgaccaggacagtgatattttgaaatttacctatttccaatgagaaaactgtttTCGcagaagtcagaaaaaaacaacatatgaatccaaattaacatgtatttatactaaagtaatacaaaaatgactacaaaagatttagaagtgagtagtttttcgagatttatgattatactgtaaatcactttcacaaattagcccccaaatgtagtctcccatcatgttctcgttatactgtccttggtagcggcgttcaaagtccagtatatcctggtggaagcctCGCCTTGCTCCTTCAAGTactctcccatgttctccttgaatttatcaagatgagcatcaaggatatggactttgaggggcatcctacagcccattgtgccgtagttctttaccagagtctcaaccagctccacatagttttcggccttgtgattgcccaggaagcccgaaccactgcgacaaagctgttccaagccactttctccttactagtgagcttcttggggaattcattgcactccaggatcttctttatctgcggtccgacgaagacaccggctttgacctttgcctcagacagaagtcttgaaggtacttgaaggctgccgactccttatttagagctctgacaaattgtttcataaggcccaatttgatgtgcagtggtggcatcagcaccttccgggggtccaccagtggctcccacttgacgttgttcctccccacagagaactcggtccgctgtggccagtcccgcctgtggtactgcgccttggtgtccctgctgtcccaaaggcaaagatagcagggaaacttggtaaaaccgccttggagtcccatcaggaatgccaccattgcagcctcttgatggcatctcagaaaaatgcagatatgtattcacttaggcagctggaactaaactgaactagtgggcttaaggcccctgtatttatactactatttatattactggaaaattctagaaagttctagaagttactccaagtttactcagcactgaatctatctggaatgttctggaaaataggtaaatttcaaaatatcactgtcctggtcacaaaagcaaagtttgtggggaataatagccattttctatacttttgaggcataaggagttaggaaataacacttactacccaggaaccaaaaaaaataaaaaatctgttacaCGGTGATATAAACCAAGTGTGAATGGGGCCCTAAATCTACATTTCGAACACGTGTTGGCTACTAGTCCTGTCAATTGGCGGCATTAGAATCACtttgaaaactacatttcccGACATACATTGTAATTAGATAAGGCTCGCGAGAGTGTCATTGGGCGCTTTCTCGCAGGAACGGATGAGGGAGTTTTGAAATGTGAAGGAAATGCAAAACCGACTACCGTTGGTACGGTACCAGACATTTTCAGCATACAAACAAAGAGATTGAAGCGAAAAGACGTATCGCGAGTTTAAATACAAACTGaagtaagtatttattttcacattttatacaaGTATCAGGATTGTATTTATAATACCAGCAACATTTTCCGCAGTACAATCTTAACAGTCCGCTAAACTTACACACGACAACCATTACAGAAACAAATACTATAATTACTATGTATGAAAGATAGAATTACATTATGATTTAACAACTGCTTTGTTCTACAGCCAGCCAGTACAATACATCCAGGGGCTCACCTTTCCTgtcaaaataaactttaatacAGAGTGTTGACACAACAAATGTACATAGGTATCCCATTGttagcagtgcaacgtgaaaCGGGCACACATTGCATAAGCATAAGAAAGCGGAACGATAAAACATTCattacactgttatttttgcttctgtacagtatattgcacgACTTGTTCATGTCGGAGCATTTCATCAGTACAACTAAGTAATGCGCTCCGTACCACGTTTTAACGCGTATCTGAAACTAACACTACACTTTTAAGTTAcatgtaaactttctaatgttttATCCGAAGTGATAGGCCTACTGTCTGTTAAGTGTCCTCATTGTTTATCTACTGAAACGTAAGTTTAAATGTGTTAAGTGGGAGGTGAGGTGACATTAACTGGAGGAGTGAAAGAGAGTTTGATTCTACATACCTCTACATTGGAGCAAGCACTCAGGAAGAATTCACCTGTGGTTTAAGACATACTTTTCCACctgcatttaaaaactatttgtttttaataagaataacaaataataattaaaaaagcttTGAATATTGAGGCTAAATATATCTTAAACAATTCGtatttgtctttctttgtttacATCTAGTTTACATAATGGAATCTTCTGACCTAGAAGGTTTGACCCAGCACATCAATGACAAGATATCTCGTGTCATGAAGATCCTCCATTTAAGGACCTTGGGTATGGTTTGCAGGGTGTAcagttttaaggattttttttttctttgcaatagTGTGGGCGAGCTTGCATGTGCCAAATGTCATTCTATCATTATAAGCACTACAGTAAAACACATCATTtgatatatatagttgtagtaaTGCTATGGTGAAATGCATTCTGAATGATTTGgtcaattgcaataaaaaaaaattgcagaacaGTTTTTGGGGATCAGCTGATCCTCAACTTCAATACAGACTAAGAAACTGAATcgttagggtaaaaaaaaaaactggttcatgTCTTTTCAGCTAAGGACCCTGAtaagagaaatgtgctgaaaaagaTAAGTCAGGATCTTCTCTCTATAAACaaccttttaaaccagtttgaaGCACAGGTTAACCAGCAAAAGGAGATACTGAAATCGCTCAaggtaattatgttttatttttattttttatttgtgctttttttctttgttttgttcttgggAAGACTGCATTTTGAAATCCTGAAACAAGTTACAAACTTGAAGCCAATTGTGGTGTGGGAGCTTCCAATTCTGACAATTGGGTCCTATGCAAACAACCAGTTACTTTATCaaaccaatgcaaaaaaaaaaaagattacaatacCATCAGTGCTTGATAAAGCACCAGTGCGTACATGAACAGTAGTGGTAGATGTGAAGTAACCAATCAAGTGcgtatttttaaatgtcatgagATTTGTActttttctaaagaaaatgtgaagtactgtactaTAGTTGCATGATAATGCAATTATGGCTATTTAATGGCCAATCAAACTTTATAACAGTACTTGTTACACTAGTTGTGAGTGTCTAGCACAAGAACATTTCTGAAGAAAGGGCAGCTGCATACAGGAAATTTCACTCAGAAGGATTTGTCCTTGGGACACAGGCAGCAAGAAGAACCTATTCAATCCATAAATTCAGCTCTGCTAGACACACATGCAGGTTTTGCCCAAACATCTACATAATGCAAGAGGGACCATGTTTTCTGCAGTTAAAGTACTCTTATGTTCTGTTCCCCTTGTGTTCACATACTATATGTAAACCCTTTTTATTACTAGATTTACTAACTACACttactacagtttaaaaaaacaaaacaaaaaggttatattataaataaaccaacaGGGGGCACTGTCCGATAAGCAAAAGAATAGTGTCAGTGGCTGAATTGCTATTGGCACAGGGTACTTCTGAAATGTTCATTGCTCTTACAtatattttacttgtattttaaattctaTAGAGCAcagacaaaatgtaaatgtagtgCCACGttagattataaaaatacataatcttTACATGTTAAAGaaggttgttttctttttgggtTTCCTGTAAAAAGTCTGCAGGTAATTGCAGGAGCATGTCTTTTTAGTTTCTAGAGTGGCAAAGTACTACAAGGTCTGGCTTGTGTGACTGCaccttttaaaatcatttattgtttttattagcaaGTCTTATAAAATGGCTATGTTTTTCTTAATACCTCCATGAGCTTTTAGGCTAAtctatatattgttatatatactGTCGTCTGTGGTCTCCTTAAAGCACTTTGGAATGGAGAGCAGAGATTGagtctgtatttatttgaacatatACTGAACATTGCATAAAGGAGAGCCATATGTTTTATAATAACAATCTGAAACATAAATCCTGTTTAGAGCATTAGTAACGGGTGAATTTTCTTAATTGGTTGTAGGAGTTAGAGAAATTATTTGAGGAGGATTTGAAACAAGCAAAGCACCTCAAAGAGAATATTCCTCCCCACATGTCCAGGAAGGGGCCTGTTCAGAGCAggtaggtttatttttttttaaatactatgtgTGGTAGTTTATCAAACAGTGACATGAATAGCCAGCTGGAATATCTCCTCCCAGCTGTGCTACAGCCTACTTTCCACCCCATTTACTTCTCATAGTTTTTGTTGATGTGCATAGCACTGCACCCTATACCCACATTTGATAATAATGAGacactttattttattcaacAAAAACACTAACAGTGCTTTATGTCCCTCTACAATTAAAAAGTTtctgtctattttgttttggcaGATGTACAACTTCAAACAGTAAAACATAGCTGACTTCAGTTAGATACCTCTTAATTAGCAGGctttcacatactgtacactttttCACCCACAATTGGCCATGACTCAAGGTTTCCTAATTAAATATACACATTCACATCTTATGCCTCATCCATATGTCCATATGTACTTGGGTGTGTTTAACTCTAAATTTCTTACAATTGCAGTTAGTACACCTTTTGTTTTGGAAGATTTGCACATACAACCATGATTACAACattggactgggaaatgccaccCCTTCACATGGAATCTTTGTTTGCACGCTGATCTTTTTTCATATTTGACAGTGCTGCAGTGCTAAAAACAAGCCAAGAACCTGAAAGTAATAAGGATTTGGAGCTTTCAAAGAAACCCTCCAAACACAAAGATTGTATCCGAGAGATGCTGTTCCTCACAACTACAGAGTTTGAAAACATTCCAGCGTAAGTAACTTTGAACGGTCTCGTACATAACTTTGGGAAAGTCAAGTAGATAAACAAATTTTGTGTTCAAACTGATATTGAGGCAAAAACATTCCAGCGTAAGTAACTTTGAACGGTCTCGTACATAACTTTGGGAAAGTCAAGTAGATAAACAAATTTTGTGTTCAAACTGATATTGAGGCATTGTcctgaaatatttgtttttcctccaaaataataataataataataataataataataattatattattataattaacagCTGACATTATGGACCTGCATACGTATCTTTGGCCGAAGGTGAAAGTAAATTAATCTCTATTggattacagtattttaaaataattttttttttgggggggggggggggggtttacaaaaatacatattgtatcttaaaattgattaattaatgctttttttttcctcgaTGGTTGATTTATTACGTCTCACTATATGTACCACTAAACTGGTTACAGCTGATGGTAAACTATGCAGCCAGATTTGGTATTACCCATAATCATACTACAGATATTAGAATGTTGTATTGGCTACTTGACTGTAAAACTACTTGTATATAAAGATGTATACTGTTTTATATCTGAATCTAGATCtaaatttaaaatgtgtgatgCCAGGACATTATGTTGTCACGGTCCTTAACGCTAAGATCCCCCGTGTACATTAATTTGGATTGCCAGTTCGAGTCTGGGACTGTTCCACAGCCAACCATGGACGAGAGTTCCCAgaagggggaagggggagggggaagagggagggggagggtttaggttggacagggtgtcctctgctcaccgcgcaccagcgacccctgtagtctggccgggcacctgcaggcttgcctgttatcTGCCAGGGAACTGTGTTGTCCtctagctcctgggtggctgcattgTGAAGCTGatgtgtgtaaagaagcggtcgacTGACTGCAcatgtgtgttcatcttcaaacctttttgccacatggctacagaatctcctgaggttttttttttttttttttttttttttttttttttttttttttgcatacttcaaacgggattcaaagtgggtttccttgagtaatggcttccttcttgccacactaccatacaggccagatttgtggagtgcttgggatattgttgtcacatgcacacatgccataaaagcctgtagcttttgcaaagttgccatggCCTCTTGGTAGGCtctccttgcttggtcatccagtttggagggtcttggtggtgccatacaccttccacttcttaataatcgtcttgaccgtgctgtaagggatattcaaggcctttgatatttttttttatatccatcccctgatctgtgcctttcaacaagcAGAGGGAATGTACATGAACCGCTGAatctatcctgaaatcatgtgaatcaatacaatttaacacaggtggaggcctgtggcaaagtggttggtaaggggaacaggtgtagcggtaaagcggtgcaggagtgatgaacagacaacagtgattcagtgatttatttgtgctgtttccaggtctggcaaccgttaaataataaatccccggcagtacacaacaatgtgtaaagcgcggggatggtgaacacagtacagtctcacacacaaataaaagcacggtcaccagtcctgggtgatattcaaacgtgcaggtgctctgtgcagtggtgctctggatagtgctttacgtggcgatagctccagaggtgtgcgttaactgtctagtggtgcgaaaaagacagacaattataaacaaacaaagacaacacacaacacgtaatacgctCCGAGAGCTCccctctcagtccttctctcctcacgttacccaaacaaaggaaaagatcagtgttaccctggcccctatatgtaatcccgcatgatatctaggtaaacggttacagctgccttattacttgcagctgtctctcgtttacctttcaaatcaatatggtcttacaacagagtcgcgcttctttccaggctgacccacttccccgacccggaaacgaactgtcaggccagcccttcaagatacttctcctctcgttctttagcgccctcacaggtcgggaggaagattcatcaccagaactcatgtttccgtcacaaggcctcttaacttggtgtgtgatttttgaaggcgattggttacacctgagctaatttaggtttgctattacaaggggggtggacaattatccaaccaagctatttcagtttttatttttcattaattttctacaaatttctagaatatttttttcacttggaagttgtggggtaggatgtgtaggtaaatgaaaaaagaaaagctattttaatgaattttaattccaggctataacacaacaaaaggtgaacattttcaaaggcactgtatatattgaggttatttttatattatgaCTGTCAGGTTGCCTAATTTGTTGCACTGCATGTCGTCAGACCATGTGACCTCCAGCAAAGGAACCGGGATGCATTTGAAATGGTGTTTCCAAATCCTGAATtgatgattaataaataaataaataaataaaaaggaatgcTGGCACAATAAAATTTGCACAAGTAATAATGTTAAAGCCAGGAAATTAAGTATTGTTTAGCACTCCTTTTAATTTTATGAGATTccaaaattaagttaaaaaaaaatcagcacagtAGTAATGACAATGGATCTGTACCATTTTACCTccacaaagttgttgaaaggcttACTTTAATAATTATCACCCCAGCATCTGTTCTTTATATAGATGTAAAACCTCTCCAGGACTTTTACATAAATAgtgcttccaaacaggattaTATGTTGGGACAGACTGTTCCCAGCAAGGGAGTACAGTAATACCAGCTAATCACAGAGACTTGCTGACTTTTCATAGAATTGATCAGTGAAAAGCCATCTGTTAAAGACCTCCCGAGTCCCACTTTTAGAACAAATGGGATTACCTCTTTCTGTTTGGAAAATTTAAGTCTACATCAGGTGCTGTCTACATGAATTATGTTAATCACCATTATTGCAGCTCAAAGTTCCTGAAAATGGATTTATGAATAGATGGCTTGATTTAGTAAATATGTAGGTGGCATAATAAATGAGAGGAAGCTAGTATTTGGTGTGAGAAAGGAACAGGCACCTGTTCAGTGGTTTGTGAATGAATGATTCTGTTATAGGCACCATTGGGTGCAGATTTGACTGCCTATGTCAAAGGTTGTGGTAATACTGGAGAAGATTTGACAAGGATTCACGTTGGAGATGAGCCAAGATAAAACGTTATGGTATCAAAGGGTGGGTGTAGTGTGCTAATTAGGActgaaaaaaacaggaaacaaagGAAATGCCACCAGTAATTGAAAAAATTACCATGATTACCATGAAATTGCCAATGTGTTTGTCAGGAAATAAGTTAAATGCTTAGCTGGTTTGGCTAGTAATCTCCTTAAACCTTATGCAGAATGGCTAATATTTTATAACTCATGACTATTGCTCATGATGTGACCTCAATTCCAATCTTCTTGGAGAACATATATGGTATAGACAGGTTGGTCCTATTGTAAAATTGTTTATACTACCATGCACTAAAAAAGTATATTCAATTGTCTGTCGGCCAAAAAGAACTCTTCGAAGAGAGACAATTTCTTTGTGATTGCTTCAGAAAAGAATATTACGTTAAACTGGTGTAGGTTTATTGGGAGAGGAATTGACACGACCACTGAGTATATTGATGGTTACATCAATATGTTTCTATTGTATGTAGGTCAAGTAATTTTGGAGATAAATTGGAACAAGGTACTGGTAAATTTAGGAGAGGTTACTGGTACTTTCTACACCCGCATACATCTGTCTCCCTGATGAAAGgatgaaactatttattttttagcatcaGTAATTCTATTTGCCTTTCATCCTAGAGAAACTGGAGCTGTTAAAACAGAGGTTTATTTAATTCACACCATTACATTTACTACTTTGCTTCTCTTCTTTGTTGTAGAAATACGTGCACTGAGTTGTCTtgcattaatatttaacaagacttatttttaatacattctgTTCAATCTTAGATACATGAAAGGGCGGTTTACCTACGACCAGATCAACAATGTTATTCAAGACATTAACAAAGCAGTGGTGTGCAAGTATAAGATTTTGAAGCAATCTCTCAAATCCATGAACAATGCAACACGAAAACTTTACCAGCGATTCAAGGATGAAGAGTGCAAAGAAACCAAAGGTAAGTCCAAGAAGCCTACAGGATAAATACCATAGAACTTCAGTCCATATTGCTAATcgaacattttaaatgtgctaaACATCTTGCTGAAAATTTTGCTTaatgcctttttttattattatatctgcACTGACAATTAATGTTGGAACATAAGTCAAACTATCTTCCTAAAAGTTACCTGCAGGATTAAACCTATACTCTAATGATCTGCATAAATCTTAATTCACGAATGCCTTATGCAAAGTAGTGAAAATATCTCTTTAATGGATGACAGTTAGACATTTATTTTcggtttgtttaaaaacaaatatggctgtatatatatgtatatgtgtgtgtgtatatatatatatatatatatatatatatatatatatatatatacggattTCAGGCCCCAGAAGGTTAGTATGCTAATGCTGTATGCTGTCTAATGTTGCAGGTCAATATTTTATTGTGGATGCTGATATTAAGGAGTTTACCCAAATGAAGGTGGAAAAGAAGTTCCATGTGATTCTGAACATGCTGCGGCACTGCCAGAGACTTCGAGAGGTCAGGGGGGGAGGGATCATCCGCTACATGCTGCAGTGATACAtgcatatctttttttatttcaaggtttcTTAAAGTTATTGTAGCAGGTTAAAATCATCGCGTTGTGACACAGACTGTTGCAATGGAATGGTGTG
Coding sequences within it:
- the LOC121317767 gene encoding spindle and kinetochore-associated protein 1-like, whose amino-acid sequence is MESSDLEGLTQHINDKISRVMKILHLRTLAKDPDKRNVLKKISQDLLSINNLLNQFEAQVNQQKEILKSLKELEKLFEEDLKQAKHLKENIPPHMSRKGPVQSSAAVLKTSQEPESNKDLELSKKPSKHKDCIREMLFLTTTEFENIPAYMKGRFTYDQINNVIQDINKAVVCKYKILKQSLKSMNNATRKLYQRFKDEECKETKGQYFIVDADIKEFTQMKVEKKFHVILNMLRHCQRLREVRGGGIIRYMLQ